A genomic segment from Polyangium mundeleinium encodes:
- a CDS encoding DUF2007 domain-containing protein encodes MPAEYDVDRPDCADCGAELADGPAYYAAPATEPAARPLPPGFVSRIVVTVVALAIAIAGPRLVPLPGVDTNVLPPGTSLVNMSVFALGLRPILAAALLVEFVAWLVPSLRRLRHAGPAGREKLGRAMIFVAMGLALAQAYGISTWMYFAEIGVYHSAVVIGSLLAGMSLLVLLAAWVTRRGLGSGYALLFLVPELVGEGERLYGILSGTNTREPPTVAEIARILAIPVLLVATTIACSRWPAWRDERVRTRAAGAEPYRRGAGAEGADPPPLRLPASGIAPALVGATVGALLMTLSNVGLIPSEDIAWYFRREGGPIAVHLVLTAALVLVFGWQFQTPTAREALWRRVREFSPASRPLDEGDAEVLAALRMSILPLCVFVILPLLVDVGPGSSSYFLPLVTVLALDLVAEIRTRLQIEGELVSVWPEQRVFAADMVAAVLRSEGIPVLLRGILYRTMARFLHPFVPIEVMVPESRATEATRIVRQILSGEAPPPEVPPDEPEKPTAPKTKKRATKPAEGEATV; translated from the coding sequence ATGCCGGCCGAATACGACGTGGATCGACCGGACTGCGCCGATTGCGGCGCGGAGCTCGCGGACGGGCCGGCTTACTACGCCGCTCCCGCGACGGAGCCCGCGGCGCGCCCGCTTCCGCCCGGATTCGTGTCGCGCATCGTGGTGACGGTCGTCGCGCTCGCCATCGCGATCGCGGGTCCGAGGCTCGTCCCCCTGCCCGGCGTCGATACGAACGTCCTGCCGCCCGGCACATCGCTGGTCAACATGAGCGTGTTTGCGCTCGGCCTGCGGCCGATCCTCGCCGCGGCGCTGCTCGTCGAGTTCGTCGCCTGGCTCGTCCCGTCCCTGCGCCGGCTCCGGCACGCGGGGCCTGCGGGCCGCGAAAAACTCGGGCGCGCGATGATCTTCGTCGCCATGGGCCTCGCGCTCGCACAGGCCTACGGCATTTCGACATGGATGTACTTTGCGGAGATCGGCGTGTATCATAGCGCCGTCGTGATAGGCAGCCTGCTCGCGGGGATGAGCTTGCTCGTGCTGCTCGCGGCGTGGGTGACGAGGCGCGGTCTCGGCAGCGGATATGCCTTGCTCTTTTTGGTCCCGGAGCTCGTCGGTGAGGGCGAGCGCCTCTATGGGATCCTCTCGGGCACGAACACGCGCGAGCCGCCCACGGTCGCCGAAATCGCCCGCATCCTCGCCATTCCGGTGCTGCTCGTGGCCACGACGATCGCGTGCTCGCGCTGGCCTGCTTGGCGGGACGAACGCGTGCGCACGAGAGCCGCCGGCGCGGAGCCCTATCGCCGAGGCGCCGGCGCGGAGGGGGCGGATCCGCCTCCGCTCCGGCTGCCGGCCTCGGGCATCGCGCCGGCGCTCGTGGGCGCGACGGTGGGCGCGCTGCTGATGACGTTGTCGAATGTCGGCCTGATCCCCTCCGAAGACATTGCATGGTATTTCCGCCGTGAGGGCGGGCCGATCGCCGTCCACCTCGTCCTCACGGCGGCGCTCGTCCTCGTTTTCGGATGGCAATTCCAGACGCCGACCGCGCGCGAGGCCCTCTGGCGCCGCGTGCGCGAATTCTCGCCCGCGAGCCGCCCGCTCGACGAGGGGGACGCCGAGGTCCTCGCGGCGCTCCGCATGAGCATCCTGCCACTCTGCGTCTTCGTGATCTTGCCGCTGCTCGTCGACGTGGGCCCGGGGTCGAGCTCCTATTTCCTGCCGCTCGTGACCGTGCTCGCCCTCGACCTCGTCGCCGAGATCCGCACGCGCTTGCAAATCGAAGGCGAGCTCGTCTCGGTTTGGCCGGAGCAACGCGTCTTCGCCGCGGACATGGTCGCTGCCGTCCTTCGCAGCGAGGGGATCCCGGTCCTCCTGCGCGGCATCCTGTACCGGACGATGGCGCGTTTCCTCCACCCGTTCGTCCCCATCGAGGTGATGGTCCCCGAATCCCGCGCCACGGA
- a CDS encoding transposase, which yields MPKRIRRNHTSEQKAALLKRHHVEKVPVSSLCDETKLQPSLFYTWQRQLFENAAVVFDGPPKDKPSARERELEARVAQLEAKLSKKDAVIAEISEEYVKLKKELGEP from the coding sequence ATGCCGAAGCGAATCCGAAGAAACCACACGAGCGAGCAGAAGGCCGCGCTGCTGAAGCGCCACCACGTGGAGAAGGTGCCCGTTTCGAGCCTTTGCGACGAGACGAAGCTGCAGCCGAGCCTCTTCTACACCTGGCAGCGGCAGCTGTTCGAGAACGCGGCCGTCGTGTTCGATGGGCCGCCGAAGGACAAGCCCTCGGCACGCGAGCGTGAGCTCGAAGCGCGCGTCGCGCAGCTGGAGGCCAAGCTCTCGAAGAAGGACGCGGTGATCGCGGAGATCTCCGAGGAATACGTCAAGCTGAAAAAAGAACTTGGGGAGCCCTGA
- the deoD gene encoding purine-nucleoside phosphorylase has product MSTIHISAAPGDFADVVLMPGDPLRARYIAERFLEQSREVTAVRNMLGFTGQYQGQRVSVMGHGMGIPSISIYATELIRHYGARVLIRVGSCGALRPEVDLKEVIVALAAGTDSRVNRHRFLDHDFPAVADFELARKAMELAVRRGQPVRAGSVFSSDLFYTQDAALLHATLVRMGMLAIEMEVAGLYGVAAEQGARALALLSVADNLPIGSALSSAERETSFDAMIGLALELAAAEAAAIAPR; this is encoded by the coding sequence ATGTCCACCATTCACATCTCCGCCGCACCCGGCGATTTCGCCGACGTGGTCCTGATGCCAGGGGATCCCCTCCGCGCCCGCTACATCGCCGAGCGTTTCCTGGAGCAGTCGCGCGAGGTGACGGCCGTGCGCAACATGCTCGGGTTCACCGGCCAGTATCAGGGGCAACGTGTCTCGGTCATGGGGCACGGGATGGGCATCCCGTCGATCTCCATTTACGCGACCGAGCTCATTCGTCATTACGGCGCGCGTGTCCTCATTCGGGTCGGAAGCTGCGGTGCGCTCCGGCCGGAGGTCGATCTGAAGGAGGTGATCGTCGCCCTCGCCGCGGGCACGGATTCCCGAGTCAATCGCCATCGCTTCCTCGACCACGACTTCCCGGCAGTCGCGGATTTCGAGCTGGCGCGGAAGGCGATGGAGCTCGCCGTGCGCCGGGGCCAGCCGGTTCGGGCTGGCTCCGTGTTCAGCTCCGACCTTTTTTATACGCAGGATGCCGCGCTGCTTCATGCGACGCTCGTGCGCATGGGCATGCTCGCGATCGAAATGGAGGTGGCGGGCCTTTATGGCGTGGCCGCCGAGCAGGGCGCGAGGGCGCTCGCGCTCCTCTCGGTCGCGGACAACCTGCCGATCGGCAGCGCGCTCTCCTCCGCGGAGCGCGAGACGAGCTTCGACGCGATGATTGGGCTCGCGCTGGAGCTCGCGGCCGCCGAGGCCGCTGCCATCGCGCCGCGATAG
- a CDS encoding tetratricopeptide repeat protein produces MQQGKAGRRNKVRLVELFQRACDASDLEACDELGSLLDEDASSVALYRKSCDAGYMPACGHLASVLLVNGDMEVLADKEPDIKAAIALAKKSCEAGHANSCTILGGVYRQGKPVKKDHPLAKQYLEHACELGDYRGCTINGTMYELGWDGEKPDEVHALVLRQNAFKLLQASCDEKLEPCDTLAEYHADGVGTKQDPVKEIEVLRTACDRGHPRTCVLFGIKMEDGRGVPKNLQGAGALYQRACEDGDGSGCYRLAHLYAKGNGFPQDERRATELEEKACHLGFGPSCTRFAVTLEKQDATRALGLYRRACRRGDSGGCRSVAAFLLGTQGHGVPPKDAYPEALRSYLFACDQKDGLGCFGAAWIHELGLGVSKSRTKAKELAQKACELGARPGCEWVKDPAHGPRQGWVDFVQQQPKR; encoded by the coding sequence ATGCAGCAGGGAAAGGCAGGCCGGCGGAACAAGGTCCGCCTCGTCGAGCTGTTCCAAAGAGCTTGTGACGCGAGCGACCTGGAGGCCTGCGACGAGCTGGGTTCCCTGCTCGACGAGGATGCTTCGTCCGTGGCGCTGTACCGCAAGTCCTGCGATGCCGGGTACATGCCCGCGTGTGGGCATCTCGCGAGCGTCCTGCTCGTCAACGGCGACATGGAAGTGCTTGCGGACAAGGAGCCCGATATCAAGGCTGCCATCGCTCTCGCCAAGAAGAGTTGCGAGGCTGGGCATGCGAATTCCTGTACGATCCTCGGCGGCGTGTACCGCCAAGGGAAACCAGTCAAGAAGGACCATCCACTGGCCAAGCAATACCTCGAACACGCCTGCGAGCTGGGGGACTACCGGGGCTGTACCATCAATGGCACCATGTACGAGCTCGGGTGGGATGGCGAGAAGCCGGACGAGGTACACGCGCTGGTGCTCCGTCAGAATGCGTTCAAGCTCCTGCAAGCGTCATGTGACGAGAAGCTCGAACCCTGCGACACCTTGGCCGAGTACCACGCAGATGGGGTCGGTACGAAGCAGGATCCAGTCAAGGAAATCGAGGTGCTTCGAACGGCCTGCGATCGTGGCCATCCACGAACATGTGTGCTTTTCGGTATCAAGATGGAGGACGGTCGAGGCGTTCCCAAGAACCTTCAAGGTGCAGGCGCTTTGTATCAACGAGCGTGTGAGGACGGTGACGGCAGCGGTTGCTACAGGCTCGCGCACCTCTACGCGAAGGGCAATGGTTTTCCCCAAGACGAGAGGCGCGCCACGGAGCTCGAAGAGAAGGCATGTCATCTCGGCTTCGGCCCCAGTTGCACGCGGTTCGCGGTCACGCTGGAGAAGCAGGATGCGACGCGGGCACTGGGGCTCTACAGGCGAGCATGCCGCCGTGGCGATTCCGGTGGTTGCCGGAGCGTCGCAGCCTTCTTGCTTGGGACCCAAGGACACGGAGTGCCGCCGAAGGACGCATACCCCGAGGCGCTGCGCTCGTACCTGTTCGCTTGCGATCAAAAGGACGGCCTCGGATGCTTCGGCGCGGCCTGGATTCACGAGCTCGGCCTGGGTGTATCGAAGAGCCGCACGAAGGCCAAGGAGCTCGCGCAAAAAGCTTGCGAGCTCGGCGCGCGTCCAGGCTGCGAATGGGTGAAGGACCCCGCTCATGGGCCGCGCCAAGGCTGGGTCGATTTCGTGCAGCAGCAACCCAAGAGATGA
- a CDS encoding DDE-type integrase/transposase/recombinase, producing MWADKTNIIGESFIRWLGVARSKFFDWKKRYGKANEHNADVPRDFWIGPEERQKVLDFHAKNPLEGYRRLTFMMLDQDVVAVSPSTTYRVLSAAGRLDRWKRGASKKGTGFVQPLRPHEHWHIDIAYLNVAGTFYYLCSLLDGASRAIVHWEIREAMTELDVECIAQRAREKYPDERPRIISDNGPQFIAKDFKEFIRIAGMTHVRISVNYPQSNGKIERWHRTLKSDAIRVTPPLSLADARRIVGRFVDHYNGVRLHSAIGYITPNDALAGRADIIWAARDTKLEAAREARRQRRLAARAAAHPELRAPAGGSVCPSPA from the coding sequence GTGTGGGCCGACAAGACGAATATCATCGGGGAGAGCTTCATTCGCTGGCTCGGCGTCGCGCGCAGCAAGTTCTTCGACTGGAAGAAGCGCTACGGTAAGGCGAACGAGCACAATGCAGATGTGCCACGCGACTTCTGGATCGGGCCCGAGGAGCGGCAGAAGGTGCTCGACTTCCACGCAAAGAACCCGCTCGAGGGCTATCGCCGATTGACGTTCATGATGCTGGACCAGGACGTCGTCGCCGTCAGTCCTTCGACCACCTATCGGGTGCTGTCGGCGGCAGGCCGCCTCGACCGTTGGAAGCGGGGCGCGTCGAAGAAGGGCACCGGCTTCGTGCAGCCGCTCAGGCCGCACGAGCACTGGCACATCGATATCGCCTACCTGAACGTAGCTGGCACGTTCTATTACCTGTGCTCGCTGCTCGACGGCGCCAGCCGCGCGATCGTCCATTGGGAGATTCGCGAAGCGATGACCGAGTTGGATGTCGAGTGCATCGCACAGCGTGCGCGCGAGAAGTACCCTGACGAAAGGCCACGCATCATCTCGGACAACGGCCCGCAGTTCATCGCGAAGGACTTCAAGGAGTTCATCCGAATCGCGGGCATGACGCACGTGCGCATCTCGGTCAACTACCCCCAGTCGAATGGCAAGATCGAGCGCTGGCACAGGACGCTGAAGAGCGACGCGATTCGGGTGACGCCGCCGTTATCGCTCGCGGATGCCCGCCGTATCGTCGGGCGCTTCGTCGACCATTACAACGGCGTGCGCTTGCACAGCGCCATCGGGTACATCACACCGAACGACGCGCTCGCGGGCCGAGCCGATATCATCTGGGCCGCACGTGACACGAAGCTCGAGGCAGCTCGTGAGGCGCGGCGGCAGCGTCGCCTGGCAGCGAGGGCGGCTGCGCATCCGGAGCTCCGAGCCCCCGCCGGAGGCTCCGTCTGCCCATCGCCCGCATAA